In Nostoc sp. CENA543, a single genomic region encodes these proteins:
- a CDS encoding photosystem II protein, Psb35-related produces MTILVAVILLGWVAASVLGTLAYFLGEQKKPIHERNWRSESFEKLAKSITGADIDYSDRTPAYAMDAYTSRNLPQ; encoded by the coding sequence ATGACAATCCTAGTTGCAGTAATACTTTTAGGTTGGGTAGCAGCTTCCGTACTAGGCACTTTAGCCTACTTCTTGGGAGAACAGAAAAAACCCATCCACGAAAGAAACTGGCGTTCTGAATCTTTTGAAAAATTAGCGAAATCGATTACAGGTGCAGACATAGACTATAGCGATCGCACCCCCGCCTATGCTATGGATGCTTACACTAGCCGCAATTTACCTCAATAG
- the dnaJ gene encoding molecular chaperone DnaJ, producing MARDYYEVLGVSRDADKEEIKQAYRRLARKYHPDVNKESGAEERFKEINRAYEVLSEPETRARYDRFGPEGVSGAGVGFQDMGDMGGFADIFESIFSGFAGGMGGPTQRRRSGPARGDDLRLDLKLDFREAVFGGEKEIRISHLETCETCAGSGAKPGTRPRTCSTCSGSGQVRRVTRTPFGSFTQVSTCPTCNGTGMVIEDKCDTCDGKGTNQITKKLKITIPAGVDNGTRLRISQEGDAGQRGGPPGDLYVYLFVNEDEEFQRDGINILSEIKVSYLQAILGCRLEVNTVDGPVELIIPAGTQPNTVMKLENRGVPRLGNPVSRGDHLLTVLIDIPTKVTPEERELLEKLAKIKGDRTGKGGLEGFLGNLFK from the coding sequence ATGGCCCGCGACTACTATGAAGTTCTTGGCGTTTCTCGTGACGCTGACAAGGAAGAAATCAAACAGGCTTATCGTCGTCTCGCCCGGAAGTATCACCCAGACGTGAACAAAGAATCTGGTGCGGAGGAACGATTTAAAGAAATTAACCGTGCTTACGAAGTCCTATCCGAGCCAGAAACCCGCGCGCGTTACGATCGCTTTGGGCCTGAAGGAGTTTCTGGTGCTGGTGTAGGTTTCCAAGATATGGGAGATATGGGCGGTTTTGCCGATATCTTTGAAAGTATTTTTAGTGGTTTTGCTGGTGGTATGGGTGGCCCCACGCAAAGACGGCGTAGCGGGCCAGCGCGAGGCGATGATTTACGGCTAGACTTAAAGTTAGATTTTCGGGAAGCAGTTTTTGGCGGCGAAAAGGAAATTCGCATTTCCCATTTAGAAACCTGTGAAACCTGTGCTGGTTCTGGTGCAAAACCTGGAACTCGCCCCCGCACTTGTTCCACTTGTAGCGGTTCTGGTCAGGTGCGGCGTGTGACGAGAACCCCCTTCGGTAGTTTTACTCAAGTATCCACTTGTCCCACCTGTAACGGTACAGGGATGGTCATTGAAGATAAGTGTGATACCTGTGATGGTAAAGGTACTAATCAAATTACCAAAAAACTGAAAATCACCATTCCCGCAGGTGTTGATAACGGTACACGTTTACGCATATCCCAAGAAGGTGATGCCGGTCAACGCGGTGGCCCACCAGGGGATTTGTACGTGTATTTGTTCGTCAATGAGGATGAGGAATTTCAGCGCGATGGCATTAACATCCTCTCAGAAATTAAGGTGAGCTATTTACAAGCGATTTTGGGCTGTCGTTTGGAAGTTAACACGGTAGATGGCCCAGTAGAGTTAATTATCCCGGCCGGGACTCAACCCAATACGGTGATGAAATTAGAAAATCGTGGTGTACCCCGCTTGGGTAATCCCGTGAGCCGTGGGGATCATCTGTTAACGGTGTTAATTGATATTCCTACCAAGGTGACACCAGAGGAGAGAGAATTGTTAGAGAAGCTGGCTAAAATTAAGGGAGACCGTACCGGTAAAGGCGGTTTAGAAGGTTTTTTGGGAAATCTGTTTAAGTAA
- a CDS encoding glycoside hydrolase family 57 protein, whose product MAIGYVALVLHAHLPFVRHPESDYVLEEEWLYEAITETYIPLLKVFEGLKRDGIDFKITMSMTPPLVSMLRDPLLQERYDAHLAQLEELIELEAERNIHNGHMRYLAEHYATEFNEARQMWERYNGDLVTAFKQFQESNNLEIITCGATHGYLPLMKMYPQAVWAQIQVACEHYEETFGRPPKGIWLPECAYYEGLERMLADAGLRYFLTDGHGILYARPRPRFGTYAPIFTETGVAAFGRDHESSQQVWSSEVGYPGAAEYREFYKDLGWEAEYEYIKPYIMPNGQRKNTGIKYHKITGRGLGLSDKALYDPYWAREKAAEHAANFMYNRERQAEHLYGIMQRPPIIVSPYDAELFGHWWYEGPWFIDYLFRKSWYDQGTYQMTHLADYLRAEPTQQVCRPSQSSWGYKGFHEYWLNDTNAWIYPHLHKAAERMIEISQLEPEDELGWKALNQAARELLLAQSSDWAFIMRTGTMVPYAVRRTRSHLMRFNKLYEDVKLGKIDSGWLEKVELMDNIFPNINYRVYRPL is encoded by the coding sequence ATGGCTATTGGCTACGTCGCGCTTGTACTTCATGCACATCTACCCTTCGTGCGTCACCCAGAAAGTGATTATGTGTTGGAAGAAGAATGGCTTTATGAAGCTATTACAGAAACTTACATCCCCTTATTAAAAGTATTTGAAGGCTTAAAGCGAGACGGTATCGACTTTAAAATCACGATGAGTATGACACCTCCATTGGTGTCAATGCTGCGTGATCCATTATTACAAGAACGCTACGATGCACATTTAGCACAATTAGAAGAACTTATAGAACTGGAAGCTGAACGCAATATCCACAATGGGCATATGCGTTATTTGGCGGAACACTACGCCACCGAGTTTAACGAAGCGCGCCAGATGTGGGAACGCTACAATGGCGATTTGGTGACGGCTTTTAAACAGTTCCAAGAAAGTAATAATCTCGAAATTATTACCTGTGGTGCAACTCACGGCTATTTACCGTTGATGAAAATGTATCCGCAAGCGGTGTGGGCGCAAATTCAGGTAGCTTGTGAACACTACGAAGAAACTTTTGGTCGTCCACCGAAAGGAATTTGGTTGCCGGAATGCGCTTACTATGAAGGTTTAGAACGGATGCTAGCTGATGCTGGGTTGCGTTACTTCCTCACCGATGGACATGGTATTTTGTATGCGCGTCCCCGTCCCCGCTTTGGTACTTACGCACCAATTTTTACAGAAACTGGTGTGGCGGCTTTTGGTCGAGATCATGAATCTTCTCAGCAGGTATGGTCTTCTGAGGTGGGTTATCCTGGTGCGGCGGAATATCGGGAATTTTACAAAGATTTAGGCTGGGAAGCTGAGTATGAGTACATCAAGCCCTACATTATGCCCAACGGTCAGCGTAAAAATACGGGGATTAAGTATCACAAAATCACCGGACGCGGTTTAGGTTTATCTGATAAGGCACTTTATGATCCTTATTGGGCAAGAGAAAAGGCGGCAGAACACGCGGCTAACTTTATGTATAACCGCGAAAGACAAGCAGAACATCTCTATGGCATTATGCAGCGTCCACCGATTATTGTTTCGCCTTACGACGCGGAATTATTCGGTCATTGGTGGTATGAAGGCCCTTGGTTTATTGATTACCTGTTCCGCAAGTCTTGGTATGACCAAGGGACTTATCAAATGACCCACTTGGCTGATTATTTACGGGCTGAACCGACTCAACAAGTGTGTCGTCCTTCCCAGTCCAGTTGGGGTTACAAAGGTTTTCATGAGTATTGGTTGAATGATACCAATGCTTGGATTTACCCCCATCTGCATAAAGCTGCGGAACGGATGATTGAAATCTCCCAATTAGAACCAGAGGATGAATTAGGCTGGAAGGCTTTAAATCAAGCCGCAAGGGAATTACTATTGGCGCAATCTTCAGACTGGGCGTTTATTATGCGGACAGGAACAATGGTTCCCTATGCGGTGAGACGGACGCGATCGCACTTGATGCGCTTTAATAAACTCTATGAAGATGTGAAACTCGGCAAAATCGATAGTGGTTGGTTAGAAAAAGTCGAATTAATGGACAATATTTTCCCTAATATCAATTATCGGGTTTATCGTCCTTTGTAA
- the rsgA gene encoding small ribosomal subunit biogenesis GTPase RsgA, with product MKVGTTGQFLGTVLAVQANFYKVQLDFEAGVQGCRGAGEKIDLDSLVPSPQSPIPNPPFLLCTRRTRLKKIGQQVMVGDRVIVEEPDWSGERGAIAEVLPRQTELDRPPIANANQILLVFAVADPPLEPYQLSRFLIKAESTGLDVVLCLNKSDLVTPPEQAAIRDRLLSWGYEPLFISVQQQTHIAEVAKHLSQKITVVAGPSGVGKSSLINALIPDINLRVGEVSGKLARGRHTTRHVELFELPSGGLLADTPGFNQPDLDCSPEELVHYFPEASESLAHAHCKFNDCLHRDEPDCAVRGDWERYEHYLEFLAEAIARQTQLQQQADPESTLKRKTKGKGQSQYEPKLESKKYRRTSRRTQVQGLQDLYHDEE from the coding sequence ATGAAAGTTGGTACTACTGGACAGTTTTTGGGTACGGTGTTAGCCGTACAGGCGAATTTCTACAAGGTACAGCTAGATTTTGAGGCAGGGGTGCAGGGGTGCAGGGGTGCAGGGGAGAAAATTGATTTAGACTCCCTAGTACCCAGTCCCCAATCCCCAATCCCCAATCCCCCCTTCCTCCTATGTACTCGTCGGACTCGGTTGAAAAAAATCGGCCAGCAGGTGATGGTGGGCGATCGCGTGATTGTAGAAGAGCCAGATTGGTCTGGAGAACGAGGAGCGATCGCGGAGGTCTTACCCCGTCAAACTGAATTAGACCGACCACCAATCGCCAATGCGAACCAAATCCTGCTGGTTTTTGCAGTGGCTGACCCTCCCTTAGAACCTTACCAACTCAGCCGATTTTTAATAAAGGCAGAATCTACGGGTTTAGATGTGGTGTTATGCCTAAATAAAAGCGATTTAGTTACACCCCCAGAGCAAGCAGCAATTCGCGATCGCCTGTTAAGTTGGGGATATGAACCCCTATTTATCAGCGTCCAGCAGCAAACGCATATTGCAGAAGTAGCAAAACATCTCAGCCAAAAAATCACCGTTGTGGCTGGCCCTTCTGGCGTGGGTAAATCGAGCTTAATTAATGCGCTGATTCCCGATATCAACCTGCGCGTGGGCGAAGTTTCCGGGAAATTAGCTCGTGGTCGTCACACCACACGCCACGTAGAATTATTTGAGTTACCTAGCGGCGGTTTACTCGCAGACACCCCAGGCTTTAATCAGCCTGATTTAGATTGTAGTCCCGAAGAATTAGTACATTACTTCCCTGAAGCCAGTGAAAGCCTCGCCCATGCTCACTGTAAATTTAATGATTGTTTACATCGAGATGAACCAGATTGTGCTGTGCGGGGTGATTGGGAACGCTATGAACATTATCTAGAGTTTTTAGCAGAAGCGATCGCCAGACAAACACAACTCCAACAACAAGCCGATCCCGAATCGACCTTAAAGCGCAAAACCAAAGGCAAAGGTCAAAGCCAATACGAACCCAAACTAGAAAGTAAAAAATATCGTCGAACTTCCCGACGCACTCAAGTGCAAGGTTTACAAGATTTATATCATGATGAAGAATAA
- a CDS encoding GspE/PulE family protein, with amino-acid sequence MTQSSPQRRSTALTTRTEFSPFGSKLVQSGYVNTDQMRQALIESRKSGRPLTDVLESITGRQLSPEFLRQYKKQQLFELKILYGVEFLDPEANNVGDTMVGQLIESLIPVDICRRHRLVPLSKNDQQNPPYILVAMVDPDNLEASDDLNRILRPQGLALKRMVITQEDYQQLINQYLDDLAVRQKHIEQEKFTDINQDLENLSNLNLEDAPEEMEADLGAAMKGAEDAPVINLVNRILAKALHEKVSDIHIEPQEENLRIRFRKDGVLREAFDPLPKKIIPAVTARFKIISNLDIAERRLPQDGRIRRMFEGRKVDFRVNTLPSRYGEKVCLRILDNSSTQLGLDKLITDPETLNIVKDMVSKPFGLILVTGPTGSGKTTSLYSALSEKNSPGINISTVEDPIEYSLPGITQVQVIREKGLDFATALRAFLRQDPDVLLVGETRDKETAKTAIEAALTGHLVLTTLHTNDAPGAIARLGEMGIEPFMVSSSLIGVLAQRLVRRVCSDCKIAYTPTPEELARYGMSASQEVNVTFYKANTVPSEAIAEAKNKNQLCPSCNGVGYKGRCGVYEVMRVTEQLQTLINEEAPTERIKEVAVEEGMKTLLAYSLDLVRQGSTTLEEVERVTFTDTGLEAELKAKRKSGLTCRSCNAVLQPEWLDCPYCMTPRFED; translated from the coding sequence ATGACTCAATCCTCTCCGCAACGGCGCAGTACCGCTCTCACGACAAGAACGGAGTTTTCGCCTTTTGGTAGTAAATTAGTACAGTCTGGTTATGTCAATACTGACCAGATGAGGCAAGCGTTGATTGAAAGTCGCAAGTCTGGTAGACCATTGACAGACGTGCTAGAGTCAATCACCGGGCGACAATTATCACCTGAGTTTCTTAGACAATACAAGAAACAACAATTATTTGAACTGAAGATACTATACGGTGTTGAATTCCTTGATCCGGAAGCCAACAATGTCGGCGATACAATGGTGGGTCAACTGATAGAATCCCTGATTCCAGTTGATATCTGCCGTCGTCATCGTTTAGTACCCTTATCAAAAAATGATCAACAAAATCCACCTTACATTCTGGTGGCAATGGTTGATCCAGATAACTTAGAAGCGTCTGATGACCTGAATCGTATCTTGCGCCCCCAAGGTTTAGCACTAAAGCGCATGGTAATCACCCAGGAGGATTATCAGCAACTGATCAATCAATATCTGGATGATTTGGCTGTCCGACAAAAACACATAGAACAAGAAAAATTTACAGATATTAATCAGGATTTAGAAAACCTCAGCAATCTCAACCTGGAAGATGCCCCAGAAGAAATGGAGGCGGATTTAGGGGCGGCGATGAAGGGTGCAGAGGATGCGCCAGTAATTAATCTGGTGAACCGCATTCTGGCGAAAGCTTTGCATGAGAAGGTTTCTGATATCCACATTGAACCCCAAGAAGAGAATTTGCGGATTCGTTTCCGTAAGGACGGGGTGTTGCGGGAGGCTTTTGATCCTCTACCGAAGAAAATCATTCCGGCAGTCACAGCCCGCTTTAAAATCATCTCCAACTTAGATATTGCAGAAAGACGTTTACCTCAAGATGGACGGATTCGCCGGATGTTTGAGGGACGCAAGGTAGACTTTCGGGTAAATACCCTACCCAGTCGCTATGGGGAAAAGGTGTGTCTGCGAATTTTGGATAACTCTTCCACCCAGTTGGGATTGGATAAGTTAATTACTGATCCAGAAACTCTGAATATTGTCAAAGACATGGTCAGTAAGCCTTTCGGATTAATCTTGGTAACGGGGCCGACTGGTTCTGGTAAAACTACTTCGCTGTATTCTGCACTTTCGGAAAAGAACTCTCCTGGTATTAACATCAGTACGGTAGAAGATCCGATTGAGTACAGTTTGCCAGGGATTACTCAAGTCCAGGTAATTCGGGAGAAAGGACTAGATTTCGCCACTGCATTACGGGCGTTTTTGCGACAAGACCCCGATGTGCTGCTGGTGGGGGAAACAAGAGATAAAGAAACAGCCAAAACAGCGATTGAAGCTGCTTTGACTGGTCACTTAGTATTAACTACTTTACACACAAATGATGCTCCTGGCGCGATCGCTCGTTTGGGAGAAATGGGTATTGAACCATTCATGGTGTCAAGTTCTCTAATTGGGGTATTAGCACAACGTCTAGTGCGGCGTGTTTGTTCTGATTGTAAGATTGCCTATACTCCCACACCAGAAGAATTAGCCCGTTATGGGATGTCTGCTTCCCAAGAAGTTAACGTCACCTTCTATAAGGCTAATACTGTACCATCAGAGGCGATCGCGGAAGCTAAAAACAAAAATCAGCTTTGCCCCAGCTGTAACGGTGTCGGCTACAAAGGCCGTTGTGGTGTTTATGAAGTCATGCGGGTGACTGAACAGCTACAAACTTTAATCAACGAAGAAGCACCCACAGAACGCATCAAAGAGGTAGCTGTGGAAGAAGGTATGAAAACCTTGCTGGCTTACAGCTTAGACCTAGTACGCCAAGGTTCTACCACCTTAGAAGAAGTAGAACGGGTGACATTCACAGACACAGGTTTAGAAGCTGAATTAAAAGCTAAACGCAAGAGTGGACTGACCTGTCGCAGTTGTAACGCCGTTTTACAACCAGAATGGCTCGATTGTCCCTACTGTATGACACCTCGGTTTGAAGACTAG
- a CDS encoding sulfurtransferase TusA family protein yields the protein MKLSSLSTPDAQLDLRGTPCPINFVRTKLRLEQMSPGTLLEVWLDPGEPIEQVPDSLTMAGYQVEKITDCAGYFSLLVRRPVNA from the coding sequence ATGAAGTTATCTTCTCTATCAACTCCTGATGCTCAACTAGATTTGCGCGGCACTCCTTGCCCGATTAATTTTGTGCGGACTAAACTCCGTTTGGAGCAAATGTCCCCTGGTACTTTGCTGGAGGTATGGTTAGACCCTGGTGAGCCAATTGAGCAAGTCCCCGATAGTTTGACAATGGCCGGTTATCAAGTAGAAAAAATTACCGATTGTGCTGGCTATTTTTCTTTGTTAGTTCGCCGTCCTGTAAACGCCTAA
- the dnaK gene encoding molecular chaperone DnaK, with product MGKVIGIDLGTTNSCVAVLEGGQPIVIANSEGGRTTPSIVGFGKSGDRLVGQLAKRQAVTNAENTVFSIKRFIGRRWDDTESERDRVPYNCVKGRDETVDVQIRNKNFTPQEISAMILQKLKQDAENFLGETVTQAVITVPAYFTDAQRQATKDAGTIAGLEVLRIINEPTAAALAFGLDKQDQEQLILVFDLGGGTFDVSILQLGDGVFEVKATSGNNQLGGDDFDSCIVNWMIERFQQQDNIDLAQDKMALQRLREAAEKAKIELSSMVSTSINLPFITADASGPKHLEMELSRSKFEELVGSLIEATIQPMIQALKDADLKAQDINKIILVGGSTRIPAVQNALIKFFNGKTPDRSVNPDEAVALGAAIQAGVLGGEVDNLLLLDVTPLSLGIETLGEVFTKIIERNTTIPTSKSQVFSTAVDGQTSVEIHVLQGERAMARDNKSLGKFLLAGIPPAPRGVPQIEVSFEIDVNGILKVAAQDKGTGREQSIRITNTGGLSNTEIERMRQEAEVFAEEDKRRKELVELKNQADNLLSSYEATIKDNGQLIGEQMKVLANEKVALLQSVMTNPAISLKEFQQCLEDFQQTLFAIGADVYQRAGGQGDETIDAIAGDALPPEMEHPMNGTLIPQFNFDFDEESTAQADYEAID from the coding sequence ATGGGAAAAGTTATTGGAATCGACTTAGGCACTACAAATAGTTGTGTTGCGGTTTTAGAAGGTGGACAGCCAATTGTCATCGCCAATTCCGAAGGCGGAAGAACTACTCCAAGTATTGTGGGATTTGGTAAAAGTGGCGATCGCTTGGTCGGTCAATTAGCCAAACGCCAAGCTGTCACTAACGCAGAAAACACAGTTTTTAGTATTAAAAGATTTATCGGTCGTCGTTGGGATGACACGGAATCAGAGCGCGATCGCGTCCCTTATAACTGTGTCAAAGGTCGAGACGAAACTGTTGATGTGCAGATTCGCAATAAAAATTTCACGCCCCAAGAAATATCTGCCATGATTTTGCAAAAACTCAAGCAAGATGCAGAAAATTTCTTGGGCGAAACTGTCACGCAAGCCGTAATTACCGTACCAGCATATTTCACCGATGCTCAACGACAAGCCACTAAAGATGCTGGAACTATTGCTGGTTTAGAAGTATTAAGAATTATCAATGAACCGACAGCTGCGGCTTTAGCGTTTGGCTTAGATAAGCAAGACCAAGAGCAGCTGATTTTAGTTTTTGACTTAGGTGGCGGAACGTTCGATGTCTCTATCCTGCAACTAGGGGATGGGGTGTTTGAAGTCAAAGCTACCAGTGGCAATAATCAATTAGGTGGTGATGACTTTGATAGTTGTATTGTCAATTGGATGATTGAACGCTTCCAACAACAAGACAACATCGATCTAGCTCAAGATAAAATGGCACTGCAACGACTCCGAGAAGCCGCAGAAAAAGCCAAAATAGAACTCTCTAGTATGGTCAGTACCTCCATTAACTTGCCTTTTATTACGGCTGATGCAAGTGGGCCAAAGCATCTAGAAATGGAACTGAGCCGCTCTAAATTTGAAGAATTGGTGGGATCTTTAATTGAAGCTACCATCCAACCAATGATTCAAGCCCTCAAAGATGCTGACCTCAAAGCCCAAGATATCAACAAAATTATTCTAGTAGGCGGTTCTACTCGCATTCCGGCTGTCCAAAACGCCCTGATTAAATTTTTTAACGGCAAAACTCCAGATCGTTCCGTGAACCCCGATGAAGCTGTAGCTTTGGGTGCAGCTATTCAAGCAGGTGTTTTGGGTGGCGAGGTTGATAATCTTTTGCTGTTGGATGTCACACCTCTATCTTTGGGAATTGAAACTTTGGGCGAAGTCTTCACCAAAATCATCGAACGTAACACCACAATTCCCACCAGCAAATCGCAAGTCTTTTCTACCGCCGTGGATGGTCAAACTTCTGTAGAAATTCATGTCCTCCAAGGTGAACGGGCAATGGCAAGAGATAATAAAAGTCTCGGCAAATTCCTCTTAGCCGGAATTCCGCCAGCCCCCCGTGGTGTACCGCAAATTGAGGTATCCTTTGAAATCGATGTTAACGGTATCCTCAAGGTTGCAGCCCAAGATAAAGGCACAGGTAGAGAACAGAGCATTCGTATTACCAATACAGGTGGATTGAGTAACACCGAAATAGAACGGATGCGTCAAGAAGCCGAAGTTTTTGCCGAAGAAGATAAAAGACGCAAAGAACTGGTGGAACTCAAAAACCAAGCCGACAATCTGTTGTCTAGTTATGAAGCGACTATCAAAGATAACGGACAACTGATTGGGGAGCAGATGAAAGTTCTCGCCAACGAAAAAGTCGCTCTACTTCAGAGTGTGATGACAAATCCTGCGATCTCCCTCAAAGAGTTTCAACAGTGTCTAGAAGACTTCCAACAAACTCTGTTTGCAATTGGCGCGGATGTCTACCAACGCGCAGGCGGTCAAGGCGATGAGACAATAGATGCGATCGCCGGGGATGCGTTACCTCCCGAAATGGAACATCCGATGAATGGGACTCTGATCCCGCAATTTAATTTTGATTTTGATGAGGAAAGCACAGCACAAGCTGATTATGAAGCGATAGATTAG
- the grpE gene encoding nucleotide exchange factor GrpE: MMDENKQVNNTSQPLGESTEVNQAMMSDSQAPINSHESGSEVTEQVAAPNNVSGDTVLTEENNFAAPETIQVETAALAELNQQIDLLKAQLEERSTQYMRIAADFENYRKRTQKEKEELDLQVKRNTIMELLPVVDNFERARAHLKPQTEGEMTIHKSYQGVYKQLVDSLKRLGVSPMRPEGQEFDPNLHEAVMREPTDEHPEGTVLEELVRGYYLGDRVLRHSMVKVAAPKEDAPPAPESQSSPADS, from the coding sequence ATGATGGACGAAAATAAACAGGTCAACAATACAAGCCAGCCGTTGGGTGAATCAACAGAGGTAAATCAAGCAATGATGAGCGACTCCCAAGCCCCAATCAATTCTCACGAATCTGGCAGCGAGGTTACTGAGCAAGTGGCAGCCCCCAATAATGTATCGGGAGACACTGTACTCACAGAAGAAAATAACTTCGCTGCACCAGAAACAATTCAGGTCGAAACAGCCGCCTTGGCAGAATTAAATCAGCAAATTGATTTACTCAAAGCGCAACTGGAAGAACGTAGTACGCAATACATGAGAATTGCGGCTGATTTTGAAAATTACCGTAAACGTACACAAAAAGAAAAAGAAGAGTTAGATTTGCAGGTAAAGCGCAACACAATTATGGAGTTACTGCCCGTAGTTGATAATTTTGAACGGGCAAGAGCGCACCTGAAACCGCAAACTGAAGGTGAGATGACGATTCATAAAAGTTATCAAGGTGTCTATAAACAACTGGTAGATTCCCTGAAGCGACTGGGTGTATCACCAATGCGTCCCGAAGGTCAAGAATTTGATCCCAACCTTCATGAAGCAGTAATGCGCGAACCTACGGATGAACATCCTGAAGGAACAGTGTTAGAAGAGTTAGTGCGCGGATATTACTTGGGCGATCGCGTTTTGCGCCATTCGATGGTGAAAGTGGCTGCTCCCAAGGAAGATGCACCACCTGCACCAGAAAGTCAGTCGAGTCCAGCCGACAGTTAA